A single Pan troglodytes isolate AG18354 chromosome 19, NHGRI_mPanTro3-v2.0_pri, whole genome shotgun sequence DNA region contains:
- the CCR7 gene encoding C-C chemokine receptor type 7 isoform X1 produces the protein MDVGKPMKSVLVVALLVIFQVCLCQDEVTDDYIGDNTTVDYTLFESLCSKKDVRNFKAWFLPIMYSIICFVGLLGNGLVVLTYIYFKRLKTMTDTYLLNLAVADILFLLTLPFWAYSAAKSWVFGVHFCKLIFAIYKMSFFSGMLLLLCISIDRYVAIVQAVSAHRHRARVLLISKLSCVGIWILATVLSIPELLYSDLQRSSSEQAMRCSLITEHVEAFITIQVAQMVIGFLVPLLAMSFCYLVIIRTLLQARNFERNKAIKVIIAVVVVFIVFQLPYNGVVLAQTVANFNITSSTCELSKQLNIAYDVTYSLACVRCCVNPFLYAFIGVKFRNDLFKLFKDLGCLSQEQLRQWSSCRHIRRSSMSVEAETTTTFSP, from the exons ATGGACGTGG GGAAACCAATGAAAAGCGTGCTGGTGGTGGCTCTCCTTGTCATTTTCCAG GTATGCCTGTGTCAAGATGAGGTCACGGACGATTACATCGGAGACAACACCACAGTGGACTACACTTTGTTCGAGTCTTTGTGCTCCAAGAAGGACGTGCGGAACTTTAAAGCCTGGTTCCTCCCTATCATGTACTCCATCATTTGTTTCGTGGGCCTACTGGGCAATGGGCTGGTCGTGTTGACCTATATCTATTTCAAGAGGCTCAAGACCATGACCGATACCTACCTGCTCAACCTGGCGGTGGCAGACATCCTCTTCCTCCTGACCCTTCCCTTCTGGGCCTACAGCGCGGCCAAGTCCTGGGTCTTCGGTGTCCACTTTTGCAAGCTCATCTTTGCCATCTACAAGATGAGCTTCTTCAGTGGCATGCTCCTACTTCTTTGCATCAGCATTGACCGCTACGTGGCCATCGTCCAGGCTGTCTCAGCTCACCGCCACCGTGCCCGCGTCCTCCTCATCAGCAAGCTGTCCTGTGTGGGCATCTGGATACTAGCCACGGTGCTCTCCATCCCAGAGCTCCTGTACAGTGACCTCCAGAGGAGCAGCAGTGAGCAAGCGATGCGATGCTCTCTCATCACAGAGCATGTGGAGGCCTTTATCACTATCCAGGTGGCCCAGATGGTGATCGGCTTTCTGGTCCCCCTGCTGGCCATGAGCTTCTGTTACCTTGTCATCATCCGCACCCTGCTCCAGGCACGCAACTTTGAGCGCAACAAGGCCATCAAGGTGATCATCGCTGTGGTCGTGGTCTTCATAGTCTTCCAGCTGCCCTACAATGGGGTGGTCCTGGCCCAGACGGTGGCCAACTTCAACATCACCAGTAGCACCTGTGAGCTCAGTAAGCAGCTCAACATCGCCTACGACGTCACCTACAGCCTGGCCTGCGTCCGCTGCTGCGTCAACCCTTTCTTGTACGCCTTCATCGGCGTCAAGTTCCGCAACGATCTCTTCAAGCTCTTCAAGGACCTGGGCTGCCTCAGCCAGGAGCAGCTCCGGCAGTGGTCTTCCTGTCGGCACATCCGGCGCTCCTCCATGAGTGTGGAGGCCGAGACCACCACCACCTTCTCCCCATAG
- the CCR7 gene encoding C-C chemokine receptor type 7 isoform X2: protein MKSVLVVALLVIFQVCLCQDEVTDDYIGDNTTVDYTLFESLCSKKDVRNFKAWFLPIMYSIICFVGLLGNGLVVLTYIYFKRLKTMTDTYLLNLAVADILFLLTLPFWAYSAAKSWVFGVHFCKLIFAIYKMSFFSGMLLLLCISIDRYVAIVQAVSAHRHRARVLLISKLSCVGIWILATVLSIPELLYSDLQRSSSEQAMRCSLITEHVEAFITIQVAQMVIGFLVPLLAMSFCYLVIIRTLLQARNFERNKAIKVIIAVVVVFIVFQLPYNGVVLAQTVANFNITSSTCELSKQLNIAYDVTYSLACVRCCVNPFLYAFIGVKFRNDLFKLFKDLGCLSQEQLRQWSSCRHIRRSSMSVEAETTTTFSP, encoded by the exons ATGAAAAGCGTGCTGGTGGTGGCTCTCCTTGTCATTTTCCAG GTATGCCTGTGTCAAGATGAGGTCACGGACGATTACATCGGAGACAACACCACAGTGGACTACACTTTGTTCGAGTCTTTGTGCTCCAAGAAGGACGTGCGGAACTTTAAAGCCTGGTTCCTCCCTATCATGTACTCCATCATTTGTTTCGTGGGCCTACTGGGCAATGGGCTGGTCGTGTTGACCTATATCTATTTCAAGAGGCTCAAGACCATGACCGATACCTACCTGCTCAACCTGGCGGTGGCAGACATCCTCTTCCTCCTGACCCTTCCCTTCTGGGCCTACAGCGCGGCCAAGTCCTGGGTCTTCGGTGTCCACTTTTGCAAGCTCATCTTTGCCATCTACAAGATGAGCTTCTTCAGTGGCATGCTCCTACTTCTTTGCATCAGCATTGACCGCTACGTGGCCATCGTCCAGGCTGTCTCAGCTCACCGCCACCGTGCCCGCGTCCTCCTCATCAGCAAGCTGTCCTGTGTGGGCATCTGGATACTAGCCACGGTGCTCTCCATCCCAGAGCTCCTGTACAGTGACCTCCAGAGGAGCAGCAGTGAGCAAGCGATGCGATGCTCTCTCATCACAGAGCATGTGGAGGCCTTTATCACTATCCAGGTGGCCCAGATGGTGATCGGCTTTCTGGTCCCCCTGCTGGCCATGAGCTTCTGTTACCTTGTCATCATCCGCACCCTGCTCCAGGCACGCAACTTTGAGCGCAACAAGGCCATCAAGGTGATCATCGCTGTGGTCGTGGTCTTCATAGTCTTCCAGCTGCCCTACAATGGGGTGGTCCTGGCCCAGACGGTGGCCAACTTCAACATCACCAGTAGCACCTGTGAGCTCAGTAAGCAGCTCAACATCGCCTACGACGTCACCTACAGCCTGGCCTGCGTCCGCTGCTGCGTCAACCCTTTCTTGTACGCCTTCATCGGCGTCAAGTTCCGCAACGATCTCTTCAAGCTCTTCAAGGACCTGGGCTGCCTCAGCCAGGAGCAGCTCCGGCAGTGGTCTTCCTGTCGGCACATCCGGCGCTCCTCCATGAGTGTGGAGGCCGAGACCACCACCACCTTCTCCCCATAG